In Balaenoptera acutorostrata chromosome 12, mBalAcu1.1, whole genome shotgun sequence, a single window of DNA contains:
- the MFSD2B gene encoding sphingosine-1-phosphate transporter MFSD2B, translating into MTLGFSLNGKESALGKTERKSLPDRRDRKCKGPEAATEKVVLSNKKEEATMVEESYLKLPVTTGLQKSRIFNNQLREPLPHLLIKTSLELLCLPQDSGAGRLSFCTKVCYGIGGVPNQVASSAIAFYLQLFLLDVAQIPAAQVSLVLFGGKVSGAAADPLAGFFINRSRRTGSGRLMPWVLGCTPFIAVASFFLWFLPPFTSLRGLWYTALYCLFQALATFFQVPYTALTMLLTPSPRERDSATVYRMTLEMAGTLMGATVHGLIVSGAHGSHRCKETALPGQVAVSPNATRLYCIAATVVAVTYPVCSSLLCLGVKERPDASPRASGQGLSFLAGLRLTVRHPPYLKLVISFLFISAAVQVEQSYLVLFCTHASRLHDHVQSLVLTILVSAVLSTPMWEWVLQRFGKRMSAFGIFGMVPLAILLAAVPTAPVAYVVAFVSGVSIAVSLLLPWSMLPDVVDEFQLQHQHGPGLETIFYSSYVFFTKLSGAGALGISTLSLDFAGYESGACKQAEQVVVTLKVLIGAVPTCMILIGLCILMVSPAPKVPSRTSSRSLGRRTSYSLA; encoded by the exons ATGACATTAGGCTTCAGCCTGAATGGCAAGGAGTCAGCTCTTGGAAAGACTGAGAGGAAGAGCCTTCCAGACAGAAGGGAcaggaagtgcaaaggccctgaggcagcaacAGAAAAGGTCGTTTTGAGTAACAAGAAGGAGGAGGCTACCATGGTTGAAGAGAGCTATCTGAA GCTGCCAGTAACCACTGGCTTGCAAAAGTCCCGAATATTTAACAATCAGCTCCGGGAGCCATTGCCTCATTTGCTCATCAAAACATCCCTTGAA CTCCTGTGTCTCCCCCAGGACAGTGGAGCTGGTCGCCTCTCATTCTGTACGAAGGTGTGCTACGGCATTGGAGGGGTCCCCAACCAGGTGGCCTCCAGCGCCATAGCCTTTTACCTGCAACTTTTCCTGCTCGATGTGGCACAG ATCCCTGCTGCCCAGGTGTCACTTGTCCTGTTTGGAGGGAAGGTGTCTGGGGCAGCTGCCGACCCTTTGGCTGGGTTCTTCATCAACAGAAGCAGGAGGACAGGGTCTGGACGACTCATGCCCTG GGTGCTGGGCTGCACGCCGTTCATTGCCGTGGCTTCCTTCTTCCTGTGGTTCCTGCCCCCCTTCACCAGCCTGCGAGGCctctggtacacagccctctaCTGCCTGTTCCAGGCGCTGGCCACG TTCTTCCAGGTGCCCTACACGGCACTGACCATGCTCTtgacccccagccccagggagcgGGACTCGGCCACCGTGTACC GGATGACCTTGGAGATGGCGGGGACGCTGATGGGAGCCACTGTGCATGGACTCATCGTGTCTGGTGCCCACGGGTCCCACAGGTGCAAGGAGACTGCGCTCCCAGGACAAGTGGCCGTCTCCCCCAACGCG ACTCGTCTCTACTGCATTGCAGCCACTGTGGTTGCTGTGACTTACCCCGTGTGCAGTAGTTTGCTCTGCCTGGGGGTGAAGGAGCGACCAG ATGCTTCTCCCCGAGCCTCCGGCCAGGGCCTGAGCTTCCTGGCTGGGCTACGCCTCACAGTCCGGCACCCGCCCTACCTGAAGCTGGTCATCTCCTTCCTGTTCATCTCGGCAGCCGTTCAG GTGGAGCAGAGCTACCTGGTCCTGTTCTGTACACACGCCTCCCGGCTACATGACCATGTGCAGAGCCTGGTGCTAACCATCCTG GTCTCGGCAGTGCTGAGCACCCCGATGTGGGAGTGGGTTCTGCAGCGATTTGGGAAGAGGATGTCGGCCTTCGGGATCTTT GGGATGGTGCCACTTGCAATCCTGCTGGCTGCTGTGCCCACAGCACCCGTGGCATACGTCGTGGCCTTTGTATCTGGCGTGAGCATTGCTGTGTCCTTGCTGCTGCCCTG gtccaTGCTTCCAGATGTGGTGGATGAATTCCAGCTGCAGCACCAGCACGGCCCAGGGCTGGAGACCATCTTCTACTCATCCTATGTCTTCTTCACCAAGCTTTCAGGTGCAGGCGCCCTGGGCATCTCCACTCTCAGCCTGGA CTTCGCAGGGTATGAGTCAGGAGCCTGCAAGCAGGCGGAGCAGGTAGTGGTGACCCTCAAGGTCCTCATCGGTGCCGTGCCCACCTGCATGATCCTCATCGGTCTGTGCATCCTCATGGTCAGCCCCGCTCCAAAGGTGCCAAGTCGGACCAGCTCCCGCTCCCTTGGGAG GAGGACCAGCTACAGCCTCGCTTGA